One part of the Thermoanaerobacterium sp. CMT5567-10 genome encodes these proteins:
- a CDS encoding DUF2291 family protein, with amino-acid sequence MNKKISIFVMVLLSFTIFMTGCKLLTVVPLSKDNNSTTANRFNRSNFDANAYVNKVWDSKAIPYFEEKAVDLLELLKSVNGSFSEAGKKYGLTNASSVGSYDFVVKGKVKVVKVNAQLRARTLECALPGYNGNIKITLQIGPVFTSSAIRDSLSFVKFEDFQNQVIFDSVSDAFNKHVYDNVISKIDVNTLVGKNLTFIGAFTGDDPSNISIIPVELKID; translated from the coding sequence ATGAATAAGAAAATCAGTATTTTTGTGATGGTACTATTAAGTTTTACGATTTTTATGACAGGATGTAAGTTATTAACTGTTGTACCATTATCTAAAGACAATAATAGTACAACTGCAAATCGATTTAATAGAAGTAATTTTGATGCAAATGCTTATGTTAATAAAGTTTGGGACTCTAAAGCAATACCATATTTTGAGGAAAAAGCTGTTGATCTTTTAGAATTACTTAAAAGTGTAAATGGTAGTTTTTCTGAGGCAGGAAAAAAATACGGCTTAACGAATGCCTCTTCTGTAGGCAGTTATGATTTTGTGGTCAAAGGGAAAGTCAAGGTAGTTAAAGTTAATGCTCAGTTAAGGGCTAGAACTTTGGAATGTGCATTACCTGGATACAATGGTAATATAAAAATCACTTTGCAAATAGGTCCTGTTTTTACGAGTTCTGCTATTAGGGACAGCCTTTCATTTGTAAAATTTGAAGATTTTCAGAATCAAGTTATTTTTGATTCTGTTTCTGATGCTTTTAATAAGCACGTTTATGATAATGTTATTAGTAAAATAGATGTAAACACATTAGTAGGTAAAAATCTGACATTTATAGGTGCGTTTACTGGAGATGATCCTTCGAATATTTCTATAATACCTGTAGAATTAAAGATTGATTAG
- a CDS encoding sugar ABC transporter ATP-binding protein, giving the protein MEENLNIKESNDVCLLAKNIVKIFPGTKALDNVTFKVYKGKVNALIGENGAGKSTLMKILAGIERPTEGKLFLDDKEIELRSPIDAEKNGIGMIHQEINFFPDLTIEQNMFMGVEEKKNSILVNRKTQKEKCNKILAELGHPFDVEKKMGELSVGQQQIVEIARHLLQPNLKILIMDEPTSSLTVAEVSILFKLINRLKEKGISIIYISHRLEEIMEISDYITVLRDGKKVAEDLTKNVNISWIISNMVGSEKQYKKREKNFDINTENILEVENLSLKKNNNNFVLKDISLNLKRGEILGIYGLLGSGRTEFLECIMGVNTKFTGSIKLEGKFIKIKNIAQQIKNGFTMVPEDRQKDGLIQTLNIAKNISLSSLNRFSKFGILKNKEEDLNIDKMINSLRIKVADKSLPILSLSGGNQQKVIIGKDLLTMPKVLLLDEPTRGIDVAAKSDVYEIIDNLAKEGISIIVVSSELEEILNISDRVVVFSNGRLTGEFVGNEITKEALVEASYKSLVNFN; this is encoded by the coding sequence ATGGAAGAAAATCTTAATATTAAGGAAAGTAATGATGTATGTTTATTAGCTAAAAATATAGTCAAAATTTTTCCTGGTACAAAGGCTTTAGATAATGTTACTTTTAAAGTGTATAAAGGAAAAGTAAATGCACTAATAGGAGAGAATGGTGCTGGTAAATCAACACTTATGAAAATATTAGCAGGAATCGAACGTCCAACAGAAGGAAAGTTGTTTCTTGATGATAAAGAGATAGAATTAAGAAGCCCAATTGATGCTGAAAAAAATGGGATAGGAATGATTCATCAAGAAATAAATTTTTTCCCAGATTTAACTATAGAACAAAATATGTTTATGGGAGTTGAGGAGAAAAAAAATAGTATTTTGGTAAATAGAAAAACGCAAAAGGAAAAATGTAATAAGATTTTGGCTGAGCTTGGACATCCTTTTGATGTTGAAAAAAAGATGGGTGAGCTTAGTGTTGGTCAGCAACAAATTGTAGAAATAGCTCGACATTTGCTTCAACCTAATTTGAAAATTCTTATAATGGACGAGCCGACGTCTTCTTTAACTGTAGCTGAAGTTTCTATATTATTTAAATTAATAAATAGACTTAAAGAAAAAGGTATTTCAATAATTTATATTTCTCATCGTCTAGAGGAAATTATGGAAATCTCTGATTATATTACGGTTTTACGTGATGGGAAAAAAGTTGCAGAAGATTTAACGAAAAATGTAAATATTTCATGGATTATTAGCAATATGGTTGGCTCAGAAAAGCAATATAAGAAGCGGGAGAAAAATTTTGATATTAACACTGAAAATATTTTAGAAGTTGAAAATCTCTCACTTAAGAAAAACAATAATAATTTCGTTTTGAAAGATATATCCTTAAATTTAAAAAGAGGTGAAATACTTGGCATCTATGGACTGTTAGGTTCTGGAAGAACAGAGTTTTTAGAATGTATAATGGGAGTGAATACTAAATTTACAGGTAGTATAAAGTTAGAAGGAAAATTTATAAAAATTAAAAATATCGCACAGCAAATAAAAAATGGCTTTACAATGGTTCCTGAAGATAGACAAAAAGATGGTTTAATTCAGACGTTGAATATAGCAAAAAATATATCATTATCTAGTCTAAATAGATTTTCAAAATTTGGAATTTTAAAGAATAAAGAAGAAGATTTGAATATTGATAAAATGATAAATAGTCTAAGAATAAAAGTGGCAGATAAAAGTTTACCAATATTATCTTTATCAGGTGGTAATCAGCAAAAAGTCATAATAGGTAAAGATTTACTAACAATGCCAAAAGTATTGCTACTAGATGAGCCTACTAGAGGTATTGATGTAGCTGCAAAGAGTGACGTCTATGAAATTATAGATAACCTTGCCAAGGAAGGTATATCAATTATTGTTGTTTCTTCAGAATTAGAAGAAATTTTAAATATTTCAGATCGAGTAGTAGTGTTTTCAAATGGCCGATTAACTGGTGAATTTGTTGGAAATGAGATTACAAAAGAAGCACTTGTGGAGGCTTCGTATAAAAGTTTAGTTAATTTTAATTAA
- the glpK gene encoding glycerol kinase GlpK, with the protein MTDSCIIAIDQSTSGTKAMVVDKYGKVIARSNKEHKQYYPNPGWVEQDPLEIYNNVKIVIRDVINKLNLPSSYIKAISITNQRETVVVWDKETGKPIYNAIVWQCRRTSDMCIWFKKQGIEKLIKSKTGLLLNPYFSATKVKWILDNVEGARDKANKGKLLLGTIDTWLLWNFTNGKVHATDYTNASRTLLFNIKTLEWDEELLKIFDIPLNMLPKVISSNDVFGYTNCDGILNEEVPITGIIGDSQGALFGQNCFEAGMVKATYGTGSSIMMNVGQNFIDAERGLVTSIAWGINKNVEYVLEGIVNSTGDTLKWLKDNLGLFKDYDELEKLISNLKSNEGVYLIPAFSGLGIPYWNMDAKAAIVGMTRGVKKEHIIRAAIESIAYQIKDAIDIMEKESGIAPKELRVDGGATNNKFLMQFQADLLNIKVIKTENEDLSALGSAYMAGLGINLWGSKDEIIKLRGNEYAYSPNLNVKEEMDRLYSGWKNAVKMVLT; encoded by the coding sequence ATGACTGATAGTTGTATTATTGCTATAGATCAAAGTACATCGGGGACAAAAGCTATGGTTGTCGATAAATATGGTAAAGTAATAGCGAGAAGTAATAAAGAACATAAACAGTATTATCCTAATCCTGGATGGGTAGAACAAGATCCGTTAGAAATATATAACAATGTAAAGATAGTAATAAGAGATGTAATAAATAAATTAAACTTACCATCGTCTTATATAAAAGCGATATCTATTACAAATCAAAGAGAGACAGTTGTTGTATGGGATAAGGAAACAGGAAAACCTATTTATAATGCTATAGTATGGCAGTGTAGAAGAACTTCTGATATGTGTATTTGGTTCAAAAAACAGGGTATTGAAAAATTAATAAAAAGTAAAACAGGATTGCTTTTAAATCCGTATTTTTCAGCCACAAAAGTGAAATGGATATTGGATAATGTTGAAGGAGCTAGGGATAAGGCAAACAAAGGTAAATTGCTGCTTGGTACAATAGATACTTGGCTTTTGTGGAATTTTACGAATGGAAAAGTACACGCAACTGATTATACAAATGCTAGTAGGACACTACTTTTTAATATAAAAACTCTTGAATGGGATGAAGAACTATTAAAAATATTTGATATACCTTTAAATATGTTGCCTAAAGTAATATCATCGAATGATGTATTTGGTTATACAAATTGCGATGGAATACTTAATGAGGAAGTACCCATAACAGGAATAATTGGTGACTCACAAGGAGCGCTTTTTGGACAAAATTGCTTTGAAGCAGGTATGGTAAAAGCTACATACGGTACTGGGTCTTCAATTATGATGAATGTAGGTCAAAATTTCATAGATGCAGAAAGGGGGCTGGTAACATCTATTGCTTGGGGAATAAACAAAAACGTAGAGTACGTGCTTGAAGGTATTGTCAATAGTACTGGCGATACTCTTAAATGGTTAAAAGACAATTTAGGGCTTTTTAAAGATTACGATGAACTAGAAAAATTAATTTCTAATTTAAAAAGCAATGAAGGCGTTTACTTAATTCCTGCATTTTCAGGACTTGGAATTCCATATTGGAATATGGATGCAAAAGCAGCCATAGTTGGTATGACCAGAGGTGTAAAAAAAGAACATATAATTAGAGCTGCAATAGAATCGATAGCATATCAAATTAAGGATGCCATTGATATAATGGAAAAAGAATCTGGAATAGCTCCAAAAGAATTAAGAGTTGATGGAGGTGCAACTAATAATAAATTCTTAATGCAATTTCAAGCAGATTTGCTGAATATAAAAGTTATTAAAACAGAAAATGAAGATTTATCTGCGTTAGGCTCAGCATATATGGCTGGACTTGGCATAAATTTATGGGGTAGTAAGGATGAAATTATAAAGCTAAGAGGAAATGAATATGCTTATTCACCAAATTTAAATGTAAAAGAAGAAATGGATAGACTTTATAGCGGTTGGAAAAACGCCGTAAAAATGGTATTGACATGA
- the rbsK gene encoding ribokinase has protein sequence MNNILVVGSINMDIVARVEHIPQIGETVIAREVKYFYGGKGANQAVSIAKLKGNVIMIGRVGNDGYGKDIIENLKKHNVKIDGIEVDNQKKTGTAFIYVSDKGENNIVVNQGANKNLDVEQIKRHVSLFENVKFCILQLEIPIETIKYVVEICNKRNIKIILNPAPAREIPEAILNKIYILTPNKTELSILTNKIIKTQEDVDNASIMLIDKGVENVITTLGDEGCYFKNRFESCYFPAIKVKPVDTTGAGDSFNGALSAALCDDINIKKAIEFATYVSALTVTKEGAQSSFPDKIEVNKFINDRRNYDEKNKIAE, from the coding sequence ATGAATAATATTTTGGTTGTAGGAAGTATTAATATGGACATTGTTGCTAGAGTCGAGCATATACCCCAAATTGGTGAAACAGTCATTGCAAGAGAAGTAAAGTACTTTTATGGAGGTAAAGGTGCGAATCAAGCAGTTTCTATAGCAAAGCTTAAAGGAAATGTAATTATGATAGGAAGGGTAGGAAATGATGGATATGGTAAGGACATAATAGAAAATTTAAAAAAACATAATGTAAAAATAGATGGAATCGAAGTAGATAATCAAAAAAAAACGGGTACTGCTTTTATATATGTAAGTGATAAAGGTGAAAATAATATTGTTGTAAATCAAGGTGCTAATAAAAATTTAGATGTAGAACAGATAAAAAGACATGTTTCATTATTTGAAAATGTAAAATTTTGCATACTACAATTGGAAATCCCAATTGAGACAATTAAATATGTTGTTGAAATTTGTAACAAAAGAAATATAAAAATAATATTAAATCCGGCACCTGCAAGAGAAATCCCTGAGGCGATATTAAACAAAATATATATACTAACTCCCAATAAAACTGAATTATCAATTTTAACTAATAAAATTATTAAAACACAGGAAGATGTTGATAATGCTTCGATCATGTTGATAGATAAAGGGGTAGAAAATGTAATAACAACTTTAGGAGATGAAGGTTGCTATTTTAAGAATAGATTTGAATCTTGTTATTTTCCTGCAATTAAAGTAAAGCCTGTAGATACAACAGGGGCTGGTGATTCTTTTAATGGGGCACTGTCAGCAGCCTTATGTGATGACATAAACATAAAAAAAGCGATAGAATTTGCAACTTATGTATCTGCTTTAACTGTTACGAAGGAAGGAGCACAAAGTTCTTTTCCTGACAAAATAGAAGTAAATAAATTTATTAATGACAGGAGAAATTACGATGAAAAAAACAAAATTGCTGAATAA
- a CDS encoding ABC transporter permease: MEKIANSKQKEKKKNSLSIGMLLLKVRTFVVLAILLIVFSFVAPNFTNKESIILIIKHVALYGLLGVGMTLVIITGGIDLSVGSIVGLSAMISGGLIYEGLALPMFGVKIYFNVPIIIILTLISGVIIGLINGIVITKFKVTPFITTLGMLYIARGLALLRSNGATFPDLTGKAELGNTGFQFLGQGTILGIPVAIWIFAIISLIAAFLLKKTPLGWHIYATGGNENAAKLSGILTDRVKLFVYAFSGLCAAFVGLIAASQLTAAQPATGESWELSAIAASVLGGTSMMGGVGTIGGAVIGALIIGVINDGMVMSGVSEFWQQVIRGSVIIIAVIVDQVQRNMEAKMALEQKNA, encoded by the coding sequence ATGGAAAAAATTGCTAATTCTAAACAAAAAGAAAAAAAGAAGAACAGTTTGTCAATTGGGATGTTATTACTTAAAGTTCGAACATTTGTTGTATTAGCTATTCTTTTAATAGTATTCAGTTTTGTTGCACCGAATTTTACAAATAAAGAGAGCATAATTCTTATTATTAAGCATGTTGCATTGTATGGTTTGTTGGGCGTAGGAATGACATTGGTAATTATTACTGGAGGTATTGATCTTTCTGTTGGTTCTATAGTTGGCCTTTCTGCGATGATTTCAGGTGGGCTTATATATGAGGGGTTAGCATTACCTATGTTTGGTGTTAAAATATATTTTAATGTTCCGATAATTATAATACTGACATTAATTAGTGGTGTAATAATTGGGCTGATAAATGGTATTGTTATAACAAAATTTAAAGTCACACCTTTTATCACTACTCTTGGCATGCTTTATATTGCAAGAGGTCTTGCTCTGTTGAGATCTAACGGTGCGACTTTTCCTGATCTTACTGGAAAAGCTGAGCTTGGAAATACCGGGTTTCAATTTCTCGGTCAAGGTACGATATTGGGAATTCCAGTAGCAATATGGATTTTTGCTATAATTAGTTTAATTGCAGCATTTTTATTAAAGAAGACACCATTAGGTTGGCATATATATGCAACAGGAGGAAATGAAAATGCTGCAAAATTATCTGGTATTTTGACTGATAGAGTGAAATTATTTGTTTATGCATTTTCTGGGTTATGTGCTGCATTTGTTGGATTAATTGCGGCATCGCAGCTTACTGCAGCTCAACCTGCTACAGGTGAGTCGTGGGAGTTAAGTGCAATTGCTGCATCAGTACTTGGTGGTACATCTATGATGGGTGGAGTTGGTACAATTGGAGGTGCAGTTATTGGTGCTTTAATTATTGGTGTTATAAATGATGGTATGGTAATGAGTGGTGTTTCTGAATTTTGGCAACAAGTAATAAGAGGTTCGGTTATTATCATAGCTGTAATTGTGGATCAGGTGCAAAGAAATATGGAAGCTAAGATGGCACTTGAGCAAAAAAATGCATAA
- a CDS encoding D-ribose ABC transporter substrate-binding protein, with protein sequence MKKTIKYLAVLMALLMVVVIFSGCGTQQNQGNSNSSLANNQTSNSTSTNTTNSKKLMVIITPSHDNPFFKTEADVAEAKAKQLGYDTLVLSHDDDPTKQTQEFDTAISRKAAAIICDNAGADATVAAVKKAKDAGIPTFLIDREINQTGLAISQIVSNNSQGAKLVAQEFVKLMGEKGNYVELLGKESDTNAAVRSTGFHSVLDQYPELKMVAQQTANWDQNEAYTKMESILQAHSDIKGVIAGNDTMAVGAYAALKAAGKSDVIVVGFDGSNDVRDSILSDGIKATAMQPAAKIAEMAVEQADQYIKTGSTGKPEKQLVDCVLITKDNASKLNNFSLSQ encoded by the coding sequence ATGAAAAAGACAATTAAGTATTTGGCAGTATTAATGGCTTTACTTATGGTTGTTGTCATTTTTTCAGGATGCGGAACACAGCAAAATCAGGGTAATTCTAATTCTTCATTAGCAAATAATCAGACATCAAATTCAACATCAACAAATACAACTAACAGCAAAAAATTGATGGTAATCATTACACCGTCACATGACAATCCATTTTTTAAAACTGAAGCTGATGTAGCAGAGGCAAAAGCAAAACAACTTGGATATGATACGCTTGTACTTTCACATGATGATGATCCTACTAAACAGACACAGGAATTTGATACTGCTATTTCAAGAAAGGCAGCTGCAATTATTTGTGATAATGCAGGAGCAGATGCAACTGTAGCAGCAGTTAAGAAGGCAAAAGATGCTGGAATTCCTACTTTTTTGATTGACAGAGAAATAAATCAGACAGGTTTGGCTATATCACAAATAGTATCAAATAATTCACAAGGCGCAAAGTTAGTTGCACAGGAATTTGTTAAACTTATGGGAGAGAAAGGTAATTATGTTGAATTATTAGGCAAAGAATCTGATACAAATGCTGCTGTGAGATCAACTGGGTTCCATTCAGTACTTGATCAATACCCTGAACTTAAAATGGTGGCCCAACAAACTGCTAATTGGGACCAAAATGAAGCGTATACAAAAATGGAGTCAATTTTGCAGGCTCACAGCGACATAAAAGGAGTCATTGCTGGCAATGATACGATGGCAGTAGGGGCTTATGCAGCTCTTAAAGCAGCGGGTAAAAGCGATGTAATCGTTGTCGGTTTTGATGGTAGCAATGACGTCAGAGATTCTATTTTGTCTGATGGTATAAAAGCTACAGCAATGCAACCTGCCGCTAAAATTGCAGAGATGGCAGTGGAGCAAGCTGATCAATATATAAAAACGGGTAGTACAGGAAAACCTGAAAAGCAGCTTGTAGATTGTGTATTGATTACTAAAGATAATGCAAGTAAATTAAATAATTTTAGTCTTTCGCAGTAA
- a CDS encoding transketolase family protein, which translates to MNKISNKEVISDVLSRVAEVDKDIVVLASDSRGSASMTSFAEKYPQQFVEVGIAEQNLVGIAAGLASVGKKPFITSPACFLTMRSIEQVKLDVAYSQMNVKIVGISGGVSYGALGMSHHSLQDIAVMRAIPGISIIIPADRYETEKMMSSLLDYEGPVYVRVGRNPVEDVYSDLNYNYEIGKAVVMRQGNDITIIATGETVKIAVDASDKLKEEGIGCRVLNMHTIKPLDEEAIIKAAHETGRIITIEEHSIFGGLGAAVAEVVVQNKPVPMKILGIPDEPAIAGNSKQIFDYYGLSVSNLYNVSMSLLK; encoded by the coding sequence ATGAACAAAATATCAAATAAAGAAGTTATTAGCGATGTATTATCTAGAGTAGCAGAGGTTGATAAGGATATCGTTGTATTAGCTAGTGACTCAAGAGGTTCTGCCTCTATGACTAGCTTTGCTGAGAAATATCCACAGCAATTTGTAGAAGTAGGAATTGCGGAGCAGAATTTGGTAGGTATAGCTGCAGGATTAGCATCAGTAGGTAAGAAACCATTTATAACTTCGCCTGCATGTTTTTTGACAATGAGAAGTATAGAGCAGGTAAAACTTGACGTTGCTTATTCCCAAATGAATGTAAAAATTGTAGGTATAAGTGGTGGAGTAAGTTATGGGGCATTAGGTATGTCACATCATTCTCTACAGGATATAGCTGTAATGAGAGCTATACCAGGTATTAGTATTATTATACCTGCTGATAGATATGAAACTGAGAAAATGATGTCAAGCTTATTAGATTATGAAGGACCTGTTTATGTAAGGGTAGGTAGAAACCCAGTAGAAGATGTTTACAGTGATTTAAATTATAATTATGAAATCGGGAAAGCAGTTGTTATGAGACAGGGGAATGACATAACGATAATTGCAACAGGAGAAACAGTAAAAATAGCAGTTGATGCATCTGACAAATTAAAAGAAGAAGGTATAGGTTGTCGGGTTTTAAACATGCATACTATTAAACCTCTTGATGAAGAAGCTATTATAAAAGCAGCACATGAAACTGGTCGCATTATCACAATAGAGGAACATAGCATATTTGGTGGGTTAGGTGCTGCTGTAGCTGAAGTAGTAGTACAAAATAAACCAGTGCCAATGAAGATATTAGGCATACCAGATGAACCAGCCATAGCAGGGAATAGCAAACAAATTTTCGATTATTATGGTTTATCAGTATCAAATTTATACAATGTTTCAATGTCATTACTCAAATAG